One window of Saccharopolyspora phatthalungensis genomic DNA carries:
- a CDS encoding MDR family MFS transporter, translating to MSETAVPPAQTAAPALSHRQILTVLTGLMLGMFLGALDQTIVSSAIRVIADQLHGQTAQAWVTTAYLITATITTPLYGKLSDIYGRKPLYLTAISLFLTGSLLCGLANSIYELAAFRAIQGLGGGGLMSLALTIIADMVPARQRSRYQGYFMATFGAASVIGPVIGGLFAGLDTFVGIDGWRWVFLVNLPVGLAALAVVAKVLNVATERVRHRVDYLGAVALVVLLVPVLTVAEQGREWGWLSPTALVMYAIGAFGLLLFVFVERRMGAEALLPLRMFRRPSFRMGNLLNFLVGVGMFGGLSSVPLYLQIVKGLSPTEAGLMLLPMTAGIMTATGVVGTLIAKTGRLKVFPIIGAAFMSAALFLFSLIEVDTSLIQVGLTAVVMGCGLGMLMQTLTLVVQTDATPRDLGVATASVNLFRQTGGTVGAAAFLSVLFSTVGGRIEDAMRAAFARPDFVAALRDPALLANPANRSFVEAMQHGHGSGLDLNDTSFLYNLDPRLARPVLEGFASSMDTVFFVGGCVILVAFALAWLLRDIRLD from the coding sequence ATGTCGGAAACGGCTGTGCCACCGGCGCAGACCGCCGCGCCCGCACTGAGCCACCGCCAGATCCTGACCGTGCTCACCGGCCTGATGCTGGGCATGTTCCTGGGCGCGCTCGACCAGACCATCGTCAGCTCGGCGATCCGCGTCATCGCCGACCAGTTGCACGGGCAGACCGCGCAGGCCTGGGTGACCACCGCATACCTGATCACCGCCACCATCACCACGCCGCTGTACGGCAAGCTTTCCGACATCTACGGCCGCAAGCCGCTGTACCTGACCGCGATCTCGCTGTTCCTGACCGGATCGCTGCTGTGCGGGCTCGCCAACTCGATCTACGAGCTTGCCGCGTTCCGCGCGATCCAGGGCCTCGGCGGCGGTGGCCTGATGTCGCTGGCACTGACGATCATCGCGGACATGGTGCCCGCCCGGCAGCGCAGCCGCTACCAGGGCTACTTCATGGCGACCTTCGGTGCCGCGAGCGTGATCGGCCCGGTGATCGGTGGCCTGTTCGCCGGCCTGGACACTTTCGTCGGCATCGACGGCTGGCGCTGGGTGTTCCTGGTCAACCTGCCGGTCGGGCTGGCGGCGCTGGCCGTCGTCGCCAAGGTGCTCAACGTTGCCACCGAGCGGGTCCGGCACCGCGTCGACTACCTGGGCGCGGTGGCGCTGGTCGTGCTGCTGGTGCCGGTGCTCACCGTCGCCGAGCAGGGCCGCGAGTGGGGATGGCTGTCGCCGACCGCGCTGGTCATGTACGCCATCGGCGCGTTCGGGCTGCTGCTGTTCGTGTTCGTCGAGCGCCGGATGGGCGCCGAGGCGCTGTTGCCGCTGCGGATGTTCCGGCGCCCGTCGTTCCGGATGGGCAACCTGCTCAATTTCCTCGTCGGCGTCGGGATGTTCGGCGGGTTGAGCTCGGTGCCGCTGTATCTGCAGATCGTCAAGGGCCTGAGTCCGACCGAGGCGGGCCTGATGCTGCTGCCAATGACCGCCGGGATCATGACCGCTACCGGCGTCGTCGGCACGCTGATCGCCAAGACCGGCCGGTTGAAGGTGTTCCCGATCATCGGCGCCGCGTTCATGTCCGCCGCGCTGTTCCTGTTCAGCCTGATCGAGGTGGACACCTCGCTGATCCAGGTGGGGTTGACGGCCGTGGTCATGGGCTGCGGGCTGGGCATGCTGATGCAGACGTTGACGCTCGTGGTGCAGACCGACGCCACCCCGCGCGACCTGGGCGTGGCGACGGCATCGGTGAACCTGTTCCGCCAGACCGGCGGCACCGTGGGTGCCGCGGCCTTCCTGTCGGTGCTGTTCAGCACGGTCGGCGGCCGGATCGAGGACGCGATGCGCGCCGCCTTCGCAAGGCCGGATTTCGTCGCCGCGCTGCGCGATCCGGCGCTGCTGGCGAACCCGGCCAACCGATCGTTCGTCGAAGCGATGCAACACGGTCACGGGTCGGGGCTCGACCTCAACGACACGTCGTTCCTCTACAACCTGGACCCGCGCCTGGCGCGGCCCGTCCTGGAGGGCTTCGCCAGCTCGATGGACACGGTGTTCTTCGTCGGGGGCTGCGTGATCCTGGTCGCTTTCGCGCTCGCCTGGCTGCTCCGCGACATCCGCCTCGACTGA
- a CDS encoding PEP/pyruvate-binding domain-containing protein: protein MSTLEVQTLLDLGEIGAQDGELVGGKAANLGELLAAGFRVPPGFCISTRAYDEVCRELTGDLLDRLPGSAAEIRSRLAGAELPAGLAAAIAAAYAELGPDVPVAVRSSATAEDLPHASFAGQQDTYLNVVGEAALLDAVRRCWSSLWTERAVTYRAANGIDHRAVRLAVVVQRMVDATAAGVLFTANPVTGCRTEAVIDANTGLGESVVSGAVTPDHFVVESGRITARRLGDKPTSIRSKPGGGTESVVQQGNHPSITDDQARSLAALGADVARHYGTPQDIEWAIDGDGTLWLTQSRPITTLFPVPAEPLGGLHVYLSINVAQGVYRPITPMGGATLALMFTHLMRNLGIPTDGPQPKLWRQADGWLFADITGMTRSRIGRAVAPQVFAMAEARTGKVFESLLDDPRLPLDPKVPWPLVRRLAGIVAHTKAPIELARTLWSPKRAREQAFGLVREIRAGLARTNPSSAGERLAAAQQGLVEVAAPRIARIPPRMLPILVLSRLLPRLLGTAATAEEVQILLRGIPHNVTTEMDLELWGIAQLARQNPETARLFGDSAVDELAERYRSRTLPEKIQSGLDVFLDRDGHRTVAEIDIGVPRWSEDPAHVLGLIANYVQTGDSGHAADELYLRGAQEAERMAAEIVSRLRRKSPLRARVAGFAVDRVRQLAGLRELPKYCLVLAIANARRHLLAVGRELASTGRLAQADDVFFLDYQEVSEVLAGADHRQLVAQRRETHERELRRRHVPRVLLSDGTEPEATLPAEAVDGHLVGTSASAGTVTGTARVVHDPVRARLAPGEILVAPSTDPGWTPLFLTAGGLVMEMGGPNSHGATVAREYGIPAVVGVPDATNRIVDGRQITVHGSAGTVEIT, encoded by the coding sequence ATGAGCACGCTGGAGGTCCAGACCCTGCTCGACCTCGGCGAGATCGGCGCGCAGGACGGCGAGCTGGTCGGCGGCAAGGCCGCGAACCTGGGCGAGCTGCTGGCGGCGGGTTTCCGGGTGCCGCCCGGTTTCTGCATCAGCACCCGCGCCTATGACGAGGTCTGCCGGGAGCTGACCGGCGACCTGCTCGACCGGCTACCCGGCTCGGCCGCCGAAATCCGCTCCCGGCTGGCCGGCGCCGAACTCCCGGCGGGGTTAGCGGCCGCGATCGCGGCCGCCTACGCCGAACTCGGGCCGGACGTACCGGTGGCGGTGCGCTCCTCGGCGACCGCCGAGGACCTGCCGCACGCCAGCTTCGCGGGCCAACAGGACACCTATCTGAACGTCGTCGGCGAAGCCGCCCTGCTGGACGCGGTGCGCCGCTGCTGGAGTTCACTGTGGACAGAACGAGCGGTGACCTACCGGGCGGCCAACGGCATCGACCACCGCGCGGTACGGCTGGCGGTGGTCGTGCAGCGCATGGTGGACGCGACCGCGGCCGGCGTGCTGTTCACCGCGAACCCCGTAACCGGGTGCCGAACCGAGGCCGTGATCGACGCGAACACCGGACTCGGCGAGTCGGTGGTATCCGGCGCGGTCACCCCGGACCACTTCGTGGTGGAGTCCGGCCGGATCACCGCGCGGCGGCTCGGCGACAAGCCCACCAGCATTCGCTCGAAGCCCGGCGGCGGCACGGAATCGGTTGTGCAGCAAGGAAATCATCCTTCGATAACCGACGACCAAGCCCGCTCGCTCGCCGCGCTGGGCGCGGACGTGGCGCGCCACTACGGGACCCCGCAGGACATCGAGTGGGCCATCGACGGTGATGGCACGCTCTGGCTGACCCAGTCGCGGCCGATCACCACGCTGTTCCCGGTGCCCGCCGAACCCCTCGGCGGCCTGCACGTCTACCTGTCGATCAACGTGGCGCAGGGGGTCTACCGGCCGATCACTCCGATGGGCGGGGCGACGCTGGCGCTGATGTTCACGCACTTGATGCGCAATCTCGGGATCCCCACCGACGGCCCTCAGCCGAAGCTCTGGCGGCAGGCCGACGGTTGGCTGTTCGCCGACATCACCGGCATGACCCGCAGCAGAATCGGCCGGGCCGTGGCACCTCAGGTGTTCGCGATGGCCGAAGCGCGCACCGGCAAGGTCTTCGAGTCGCTGCTCGACGACCCGCGGCTGCCCCTGGACCCGAAGGTGCCGTGGCCGCTGGTGCGCCGGCTCGCCGGGATCGTCGCGCACACCAAAGCGCCGATCGAGCTGGCACGCACGCTGTGGAGCCCGAAACGCGCCCGCGAGCAGGCTTTCGGCTTGGTGCGAGAAATCCGCGCGGGCCTGGCGCGCACCAACCCGTCATCCGCTGGCGAACGGCTGGCTGCGGCGCAGCAGGGCCTGGTAGAGGTTGCGGCTCCGCGCATCGCGCGGATTCCGCCGCGGATGCTGCCCATCCTCGTGCTCAGCCGGTTGCTCCCGCGGCTGTTGGGCACGGCGGCGACCGCGGAAGAAGTGCAGATCTTGCTGCGCGGAATCCCGCACAACGTCACCACCGAAATGGATCTTGAACTGTGGGGCATCGCGCAGCTCGCCCGGCAGAACCCCGAAACCGCCCGGCTGTTCGGCGATTCCGCCGTCGACGAGCTCGCCGAGCGCTACCGGAGCCGCACCCTGCCGGAAAAAATCCAAAGTGGACTTGACGTCTTCCTGGACCGCGACGGGCACCGCACGGTCGCGGAAATCGACATCGGCGTCCCGCGCTGGTCGGAGGATCCGGCGCACGTGCTCGGCCTCATCGCGAACTACGTGCAGACCGGCGATAGCGGGCACGCCGCCGACGAGCTCTACCTACGCGGGGCGCAAGAAGCGGAACGGATGGCCGCCGAGATCGTGTCCCGACTGCGCCGCAAGAGCCCGCTGCGCGCTCGGGTAGCCGGATTCGCGGTGGACCGGGTGCGCCAGCTCGCCGGGCTGCGCGAACTGCCGAAATACTGCCTGGTGCTGGCGATCGCGAACGCCCGACGGCATCTGCTGGCCGTCGGCCGCGAACTTGCCTCGACGGGGCGGTTGGCACAGGCAGACGACGTGTTCTTCCTCGATTACCAAGAGGTTTCCGAGGTGCTCGCCGGTGCGGATCACCGGCAGTTGGTGGCTCAACGCCGCGAAACGCACGAACGCGAGCTGCGTCGGCGGCACGTGCCGCGAGTGCTGCTCTCGGACGGCACCGAACCCGAAGCGACGCTGCCCGCCGAAGCGGTCGATGGGCACCTGGTCGGGACATCCGCCTCGGCGGGGACCGTGACCGGGACGGCGCGAGTGGTGCACGATCCGGTCCGCGCGCGGCTGGCGCCCGGGGAGATCCTGGTCGCGCCGTCCACCGACCCGGGGTGGACGCCGCTGTTCCTGACCGCGGGTGGCCTGGTGATGGAGATGGGCGGGCCGAACTCGCACGGCGCGACGGTGGCCCGGGAATACGGAATCCCCGCGGTGGTGGGCGTTCCCGATGCCACGAATCGGATCGTCGACGGCCGGCAGATCACCGTCCACGGCTCGGCCGGCACCGTCGAAATCACCTGA
- a CDS encoding DUF4231 domain-containing protein has translation MKRVDTTGIISSGVLAADRQPLDWERRITARSEQHYRARLVQRLLLVWAVPGNSLLIGAGAIALGLWSSPLPAAVLFALAVGSIAVSTKFVYQQHFKVRAVESELRSLEYENREHVLEELGSGDLLGTHKRYRAQLPELIERYRGEARRDRRKDNVLQTVIIGGSIIAASATSAAISVVDARWVASGLSLLVAVAAAFAGYAKYRDRSTACQQTADALEREYESVELRVGRYRGFDSEGASYAAFADAVEALRAEQAHRLPSAVTDGIAL, from the coding sequence ATGAAACGGGTGGATACGACCGGAATCATCAGCAGTGGGGTGCTCGCCGCGGATCGCCAGCCGCTGGACTGGGAGCGTCGGATCACCGCGCGGTCCGAGCAGCACTACCGCGCGCGGTTGGTGCAACGGCTGCTGCTGGTTTGGGCGGTGCCGGGCAATTCGCTGCTGATCGGCGCTGGCGCGATCGCACTGGGGTTATGGTCGTCGCCGCTGCCCGCCGCCGTGCTGTTCGCGCTTGCGGTGGGCTCGATCGCGGTGTCGACGAAATTCGTCTACCAGCAGCACTTTAAGGTTCGTGCGGTGGAGTCGGAACTGCGTTCTCTCGAATACGAGAATCGCGAGCATGTGCTGGAAGAGTTGGGGTCTGGGGATTTGCTGGGGACGCACAAGCGTTACCGGGCGCAGTTGCCGGAGCTCATCGAGCGCTATCGGGGCGAGGCCCGCCGGGACCGCCGGAAGGACAACGTCCTGCAGACGGTGATCATCGGTGGCTCGATAATCGCCGCGTCGGCGACCTCGGCCGCGATTTCCGTTGTGGATGCTCGCTGGGTCGCGTCGGGATTGAGCCTGCTCGTGGCGGTGGCTGCGGCCTTCGCCGGTTATGCCAAGTACCGGGACCGGTCCACGGCGTGCCAGCAGACGGCCGATGCGCTGGAGCGCGAATACGAGTCGGTGGAGTTGCGGGTGGGCCGGTACCGGGGATTCGACAGCGAGGGCGCGTCGTACGCGGCGTTCGCCGACGCGGTCGAAGCGTTGCGGGCCGAACAGGCGCACCGGTTGCCGTCGGCAGTGACAGATGGGATCGCGCTGTAG
- a CDS encoding M23 family metallopeptidase — MAMRQKTVIGGLVVLLVISALGPIGAVTAALAVQDAHPKLPAVGRDRAVNFAARAPRRSERAVEPPPAWVTPTEGEISSGFGERGGTVHKGIDIANEIGTPIRAVSPGTVIDCGPASGFGLWIRIVHQGDVVSIYGHIDETFVAVGQPVRPGQLIATMGDRGQSTGPHLHFQLEVAGRPVDPELFYRDVSAWLTH; from the coding sequence ATGGCGATGCGACAAAAGACCGTGATTGGCGGATTGGTCGTCCTGCTCGTGATCAGCGCGCTTGGCCCCATCGGTGCCGTCACCGCCGCGTTGGCTGTGCAAGACGCCCATCCGAAGCTCCCGGCGGTCGGACGGGACCGTGCCGTCAACTTCGCCGCGCGGGCACCGCGCAGGTCCGAACGGGCTGTTGAGCCTCCTCCGGCGTGGGTAACGCCGACAGAGGGCGAGATCAGCAGCGGCTTCGGCGAGCGTGGCGGCACGGTGCACAAGGGCATCGACATCGCCAACGAGATCGGCACTCCGATCCGGGCGGTTTCGCCGGGCACCGTCATCGATTGCGGGCCGGCCAGCGGCTTTGGGCTGTGGATCAGAATTGTGCACCAGGGCGACGTCGTTTCGATTTACGGGCACATCGACGAGACCTTTGTAGCGGTCGGGCAACCGGTGCGGCCCGGACAGTTGATCGCGACTATGGGCGATCGCGGCCAATCCACCGGCCCGCACCTGCATTTCCAGCTTGAGGTCGCCGGGCGGCCGGTGGATCCGGAGCTGTTCTACCGGGACGTCTCTGCCTGGTTGACGCATTAA
- a CDS encoding inorganic diphosphatase, producing MDFDVTIEIPKGNRNKYEVDHETGRIRLDRTLFTATQYPADYGFIEDTLGEDGDPLDALVLVQEPTFPGCLIKSRAIGMFRMRDEKGGDDKVICVPSDDPRQEHLRDIHHIAEFYRLEIQHFFEVYKDLEPGKSVEGATWVGRTEAEAEIKRSYERAKEQGH from the coding sequence GTGGACTTCGACGTCACGATCGAGATCCCCAAGGGGAACCGGAACAAGTACGAGGTGGACCACGAAACGGGACGAATCCGTCTCGACCGGACGTTGTTCACCGCCACCCAGTACCCGGCGGACTACGGGTTCATCGAGGACACCCTCGGCGAGGACGGCGACCCGCTGGACGCACTGGTCCTGGTGCAGGAACCGACGTTCCCCGGCTGCCTGATCAAGTCGCGCGCCATCGGCATGTTCCGGATGCGCGACGAGAAGGGCGGCGACGACAAGGTCATCTGCGTGCCCTCGGATGACCCGCGCCAGGAGCACCTGCGCGACATCCATCACATCGCCGAGTTCTACAGGCTGGAGATCCAGCACTTCTTCGAGGTGTACAAGGACCTGGAGCCGGGCAAGAGCGTGGAGGGCGCAACGTGGGTCGGCCGCACCGAGGCCGAAGCGGAGATCAAGCGCTCGTACGAACGGGCAAAGGAACAGGGGCACTGA